ccaATTTTAGCTATCACAGTCTGTCAAAATCGCTATTCTTCTCTCCTGTATTTATGGTGAGTCGTTACTACTCATCATGAGGCCATCTGCACAATGTCACTGGGTAGTGACACAGAGCCTTTGTTCAAACCCTAGGATGCTGCATCTTGCAGGATGGATATTAATGCTACTAAATCCATCTTCAACATTTCCAAACAACAGCATTCATAACAGCTATTATATCTGCACAGCAGCAAGAAGAGAGGGTGTAGCATATTATTAGAAGGAACTGCCCATTACAATAGAATTATGAcgttataaagagaaaatagatttccttttctctgtaatGTTATACTTCATATTCTTAAAAGACGATCCCTGTACAGAGATGGTTACAGTTGTCAGGCATATAGTATGATGTCACACGGCTATGACATCTCCTGTGGGCTCCTGACTAGATGTTAACCCTTTAGTttaataatttaacttaatttaattcaGTTTAATTTTGTTAACCCATTAATCTAACCATGGTTGTACATCAGAATCACATATGGAGCAGCCTGAGGAGGAGTACAATCATTTGGTTTAtaaaattgtgtatttattttctgattggTTTGTATGTTCTAAAATGATTCGTTTGTTAATTCTGTTGCATATTCAGAAGTAAGACACCACTGATTTAAGTCATTGCCCAGTATATAAAAACCACGTCAAATTCTGCAAGCATGTATTTTAAATCGAGGATCATAAGCATCAGTGAGTTGGTCCGGTTGACCTGTCATTTGTTTCATGATTGGTGTTTTATATTCCAGTCCACCAACACAGACGcattatattttcctattaaacATAGAAGAGTATCCTTCAAGTGCACAGGGAAGTTGTTTtcacaaaatatcttaaaaccCAAAGCCTCTCAATTTACCTCTTGTTACTACTCGTTACtacttatttatgaaagagacaTTAATTAATACAGGAAAATGACAGCACATGCTTTATGACTAATGACAGCTGAAATTTGGTCCCATAGCTATAAAATAAAGAGGAGTAGCTGAACTTGGGAATTTTGGAGAGCCCATCCTCTATGAATGGAACTGCTTGTAGTGAGTTCCAGACACCTGCAAGCAAGGATCCCAGCATAGCcagattttcagaatttttaaaagatgtcagaAATCGATATAtgcatgaattttttatttttaaatattggcaagTAATttagagtttaataaaaaaaaaacctgtgtgtgggggggttccATGCTTATGTGATGAACAAACATGTGTGGGCTGGATTTAGTAGAGGACCTGGGAGTTTGTGATTTGTTATTTCAGCTGATATCAACACTATCACATTGACGTGAGGAAGGTCAGATGTATAGGGAAGAGGACAACATTGTGTGCCTGTGAGGGCAGCCAAAAGGTTGTGTCACCATAGACAAATTTTGCTGACTTTATTATTTTGGTTAATAAAGTCCTATCTCCAGTGAGCAAAAATCACTCTTACTTGTGATAAGACAACTATTTTCAAGAAGTTCTTTGAAAAACAGTTATTTGAGAAAGGCATGGTGTTCACAGCATTGAGTGCGCTTTTATCTCAGTGGCTAGAAAccgttaggaaaaaaaatctagaaatttaaaagatcataacataaactttttaaaagtatttgtttgATGTGAATCAAGTTACTTCATCATTTCTTGGACTTATGGAAGTCCTATATAcagtgttttcttttgtaaaattgcAGTGAAACCTACTTTTACATTGAGGAAAAGTTGTTAATTTAAGCACATACAGTAGAATTGTATTGTAGTTTTTTCAAATAGAGTTGCAACTCAATCCTTAAGCCATAGCAGTATACTTTCTGAGTGCCTGATACCACATAATTGACTTTTGGTGTACGTTACATTGGTGTATTCATCTTGAAATTGGCAGGAAACAGCAATATACTCAAAAAATGTGATAAATCTAtcagatattttcctttaaaaaaaaaaaaaaaaacttggagttAAAGAGGACCAGAggcaaataacaaaaacaataacaaatcaCAACAATACAATTACTGAAAGTTAAGTTAGGGCTCTGGGCAGAGACATTTCCATGGAAAGTATATTGAAGAGAGACCTGGGCACTCTACATGAGTCCCTGATATCTCAGACAGAACATGACCAGCACATGTTCAAGCATCTTGGATAGAGCAACTTAAGTGAAGACAGAGACAGATTTAACCCAATGAAGCTTCCGTGGGAGGGTCGTCTTTTGTCTGACTTTTTCCAAGGGAGGTTTGGAGGAATCCACTGCTCCAGTTGTGCTGCTGTAGTCTGAGAGTCAATTATTTGCCCTTGAAGTAGTTCTGGAGCTCTGGGTGGATCCAGAAAACTGCCTGTACTACCTCTAGCCTCTAGAATCAACCTGATGAACCTCAGCACTTCAGAGAGTTTTGACTTTAAGAAGAAGGATTAGAACCAAGACATTACTCTGCTACCTGATAGATCACTAAAACCAAGGGTCCATAGCCATTTgtagctgatttttttaaaagattttatttatttatccataagagacacagaaagagaggcagagacattggcagagggagaagcaggcctccgacaaggagcctgatgtaggactccatcccaggaccctgggatcatgccctaagccaaaggcagatgttcaaccgctgagccacccaggcatccctatagctAATTTTTACATAAGTCCACAACCTCTAGGGCCAGCAGACTGGGATAAGAAGGTGAATCAGGGACACCAGACTGAGATAATCATAATCCCAGGATTGAAGCACCAACTAAGAAGAAACTATACAGGATGTTATAGATGTGgcattaataataaatagtaatgtTGAAAGGAACTTTTCTGtgtcatcaaaaataattttttgattcataattttagaagaaaacctgaattctattctattctttgtaaagaaaatcatgtttataaaattattgtCATATGTAAAAGTGATCAAAGACTATGTAGCCAATAAAAATAGACGAAATGTTATAGATGATGGTAATGATTATGATGATATCATATTATTGTCTTGATTTTGTGATATTTGTTTTTGTCATcttgtaatttatatttattaatattgttttattctaaattagtgttcatatttttatctaCTATTATGTTCATAATggtgtattctttttcttaaaaaaagtgcCCCCAAGTTATAAACTTCAAGATTCATATAACCTGGATCCCCTCTAGTAAGAAAGCTGAGACAGAAGCATGTACcaaaagtaggaagaaaattATAGGATCTGCCATGACCTTGGAAATACTCAGAGAACATTCAAAATTTTGAGGTATTGTGGGAGGGTAGCCCTCACAATGTTTCACACATATAAATGTATTGCACAAAAGTCATGAATTAAGTTCATTTTGAAACAATTTGATATGACTGAACTAAGAAGTAGAATATTCATAAATCACCCAATGGGGTAGAAGAAAATCTTGACAGTCTTGTCCCTCTCTCTACCACTGTCCCTTGTTTCCTCATTTCATCTCAATAGCATCTCCTACTTCAGTTTTCTTCACATGTGTTCATGTTGGTCTCGTCTTGCTTTGgattagatttcatttttctaaagactAAATTTTTACAACATATTTGATCAGGATTATGCCCACTTCTAATTGTCTCTGTCAATCCTCTTGGCTTACTTTTATAACAGCCCTCTAGATTGGATATAGTAAGCATTTCTAGTAGGAAGTAATAGATGCAAAATTATATTAGAGAGAGTGAATCAATGGTTGGATGTAGGAGCAATCTTTAGAAGGTTCCTTAAGACCAGATTTCTGCTTCTCAGCTACTGACACAAAAGGGAGATGACTGCACTGTAATCCCCACCCTAGGAAGAAAGCATTCCTCAGCCAAAGCTGAGCACATGTAAGTAGTCATGACCAGAAAAATCAGAGGGGCTTCCCTGGCCATGATGGAGTAGATATTAATTATACACCATCATAGCATTTGTAACATAGATTTACTTCATTGACATAGAgctgtaaaaacaaaatgagtgaACCCATAAACGAAAGATGAAGAGAGGTAGTGAACTCCAATTACAAAAAGGACTACTGCATTAAACATATGCAGATGAGGGACTCCAAATTTGGAAAAGATGACCCTGTAAAGTGCCACACCCATTCCTGAGAGTATATAAATGCCTCACTTGAGGAGTAGTGATATATTCAAACGTAGAATCTTCTGTCAGTCAGCTGAACTCACATCTCCTGCCAACATGTCCTACAGCTGCTGCTCTGGAAACTTCTCCTCCCGCTCCTTTGGGGGATACTTGCGTTATCCCAGCTCCTCCTGTGGCTCATCCCACCCCAGCAACCTGGTCTACCGCACTGATGTCTGCTCTCCCAGCACCTGCCAGGTGGGCTCCTCCCTCCACAGTGGCTGTCAGGAGACCTGCTGTGAACCTACCAGCTGCCAGACATCCTGTGTGGTGTCCAGACCTTGCCAGACGTCCTGCTACCGCCCGAGGACCTCCACGCTCTGCAGTCCCTGCCAGACGACTTGCTCTGAATCTCTGGGTTTGGGGTCCAGCAGCTGCCGTTCCCTGAGCTATGGATCCAGAAGCTGCTACTCAGGCTGTGGATCCCAGGGTTTAAGACCCATGAGTTACAGAGTCTGTGGCTTCCCTTCTCTGGGCAATGGATCCAGATTCTGCCCCTCAACCTACTTGGCTTCTAGGAGCTGTCAGCCTTCTTGTTATAGACCAACATGTGGATCTGGCTTCTTCTGATCACCTTATTAAATTTCTAATCTTGTTGTCCAATCTCACCAATGTCTTTACTcataatctttattatctctgtCACCTACAGGAAGATCTTTGATTATCAAATCTTCACCTTGTCTCTGGCCCCAAATAGTGGCTGAcagactttatttgaaaaattctgtaattaatgtactaattgaaaataaaatctaaagtctGCATTGGAGATAAAATTTGTTAttggattttctttcaaaattatattaaaagccAAATCATTATAATCTAACAAACTTACTAGTTCTGATAACCAGCTATGTTTATTGTTGCTATTAGTTATTTCTTGACTAGGCTTTTGATTGTGATAGATAATGATGATATTATTAAAAGATCAATATGCacctggaaatattttgaaatcctaaGAAATTGAGGATTTGAATTTTGAGGGacctcagatatttttctttaactaCAAGTAGTAGTAAACTATTCTTTAAGTACATAGACTTTTATGAATTGAAATTTGACTCAGGAATTAAATTGATTCCCTCACAAGATGTGGGAACACCAACAAGCATAATGCAGCAGACTAGTTGATAGTTATATAAGGAATgcagagaacaaaaataatatttacatttatatggtAAGGcttatacataaaagaaaaattgaatagaagacaaatgaaaatgattatgtatgaattttaagttattttgctTGAAGTCACCTACCATTTCTTGATAAAAGTGATAAACACCTGCATCTCACTGATGAGTATTCAACATGGTCTTATCTCCATATGTGTAATGAACAATACCACAAAATTTGAGTGAAGAATCTAAAATCATAAGGATAATTTCCACCTTGGTTTTTACTCATGTTTCAAACTAAAAGATAATTAACATTTGATACCATCAGGAGTGATGATTTAATGTGTATCTCAAcaaaaaatggggaaatattACTTCTCTTTTTCATGGTAATATTGTCTGTTATCTCAGGCAAAGTATTTTCAGGAATAACAAAGTGCAAAAATAGATTTTGATAAAGAACCTAAAACTGAGAACAAAAAGAGTTAACATATGTTTAGTAAATGTGCCTGCACCTTATTTCTTTAAGCTGTACAACAGCCCTTGGAGAAAGATACCCATTATGAATCTGTTATGTTAAATGCAAGAAAAGGGAGATGCAGAAAGAATAAGGAACTCATAAAGAATACCTGTCCCATAGCATCTTAAAAGGTGAAATTTGTTTAGAATTGCAAAGACATAACAGTATTAGAAGGGGCAAAGGGGAAATCTGggcagatgaaataaaataagcacagtagaaaagactgaaaattatttttatattcaaggAATGAATGGAAATTTGGTTAACTTACAATTGAAGATTTTATACAgtgtgagaaaaacaaacatggttaaaaatagttaagtaaCTGCCCCTCAATCATTTAGAggtattacattttctttacttctttttttaaaagatttttatttatttaggagagacacagaaagagaggcagagacacagagagagggaggagaagcaagctccatgcaaggagcctgatatgggactcgatcctgggaatctgggatcatgccctgagccaaacacagacactcaaccgctgagccacccaagtgtcccacatTTTGGTTACTTATTTAGGGGTATTATACTTTAAATTGCAATAATTCTTGTTTCCATTGCATccattcaaacttttaaaataggtTTGTGGGATGCCTGcgtagcacagttggttaagcctccgactcttggtcttggctcagttCCTGATCTCAGGACTATGAAATCAAGTCTCAGgttgggctcagcactcagcttGGAGTTAAGActctccttctgcttttctccTGTCCCCCTACGctttctaacataaataaatagatatttaaagtaaaataattttgtgattgGACACTCTTACTCTTATTTCTCACCTATTCTAGCCACTCTTTAATATATTATAAGATAAATCTTTCATCCAAGAATTGGTTAGGAATTTTAAGCTTATTCCTAAAGGGggaataagataaaaattaatatacttacaaatgaaaatattatttggaaatttcttttttgtctagaaaatttaagcaaagaaaatatatgtgaaaatgtcCAGAAATTATTATGGCCAAAATGTCGGGGagattttaacaacaacaacaaagtcgTAGAATTTGTGACTACTTTTAGATTAGGGATATTGTTGAATCCAAAAGAGGCTGATGAGACTCATGAGCTCAGGTAACTCCAAATGAAAGTTAGAAATTTCCAATGATTTTGACCAAAACTGAGACTCTGAACAATATGTTAGGACTAGGGAGAACCTTAAATATTTACCCCTTCCTATGAACTGAAATTAAGCTCCTAATCATGTCAATGCTTGATTAGATTAGCATGGTACACAAACTGGAGTAGCCAccctgaaaaacagtatggaagatccctaaaaaattaaaaataaagctatgctATGATATGGGAATTTCACTACTAGGtaattacccaaagaatacaaaaatgcagATTCAACGGGATACACAgaccctgatgtttataacagcattatcaacaacagccaaattatgaaaaaagcacaaatgttcatcaactaatgaatggatagagaagttttagtatgtgtgtgtgtatattatatatatatatatatatatatatatatatataatatgtgtgaATGGATAGAGAAGTCATAGTGTGAATggatatagtgtgtgtgtatatttatatatatattatgtatgtgtgaatggatagagaaattttatagtgtgtgtataatatacatatatatatggaatattgctcaaccatgaaaaagaattaaatcttgccatttgcagtgatgtagatagagctagagagtattatgctaagtaaaagaagtcagagaaagacaaataccatatgacttcactcatatgtagaatttaagaaaaatccaGATGAACGCAGGGgtgaaaaagacagagagagatagaagcaaaccataaaacagactcttaaatattcAGAACTCagactgagggttgatggagggaaggtgggcagggggatgggttaaacaggtgatagGCATTAACGACttcacttgttgtgatgagcaccagatagatgttgtatggaaatgttaaatcactgtattgtacaggcagcccgggtggctcagtggtttagcaccgcttcagcccagggtgtgatcctggagacctgagatcaagtcccacgtcaggctccctacatggagcctgcttctccctctgtctgtgtctgtgccccccccccccctctctgtgtctttcatggataaataaataaaatcttaaaaaaaaatcactgtatagtacacctgaaactaatatcacactatatgttaactaataggaatttaaataaaaacttgaaactacaaaaaaaattatcatggTATAGAGGTGAACTTAAACTATTTCTTTACATAgataaacataaattataaatgCAGGTATAGATTTAGAGGTATAGATATAATTGTATAGTTTTATACATAGATGAGTATATAGATGGTATACATAGATGACATAGATATAGATCATCTGATACCTTAGGGAAATTTACCAGACTTCAATAagtgaagaaataacaaaatccAAACTATATGCCAGGTAGTAGAATtcactttagaaataaaaagatagatttaaaattttaagagagagaagcatattaaaagaaccaagtagagggatgcctgggtgactcagtctgctaagtgtccaactcttgattttggctagggtcttgatctcagggtcatgagatcctccttctctctctcaaaattttccctcttcctctgcccctccctccacctctgctcatgcttgctctccctaaaaaaaaaaaaaaaaaaaaaaaaaaaaaaattcaataagtTAAATGTAAATTGTTGAATGGATTGAAAATACATTATACATAGCTTGAGAGACAATTAGAGATTGTTATGGAGAACATATTTAAACTAACAAAGAGAATATATTGGCGTCAAA
This genomic window from Canis lupus familiaris isolate Mischka breed German Shepherd chromosome 31, alternate assembly UU_Cfam_GSD_1.0, whole genome shotgun sequence contains:
- the LOC100686187 gene encoding keratin-associated protein 13-1-like, encoding MSYSCCSGNFSSRSFGGYLRYPSSSCGSSHPSNLVYRTDVCSPSTCQVGSSLHSGCQETCCEPTSCQTSCVVSRPCQTSCYRPRTSTLCSPCQTTCSESLGLGSSSCRSLSYGSRSCYSGCGSQGLRPMSYRVCGFPSLGNGSRFCPSTYLASRSCQPSCYRPTCGSGFF